The genome window tcttcaacaaGAATAGTCCATTTCTCACCACTCACAACCCCATCTCTCACACACTTGAAAACCACACCCTTTCTCTTACTCAAAACCCCTCTAACCTCCAACCCCATAAATGAATAAACCACTTCAAATGACCCCACAAACCCACTCAGCTCACCAAAGTTGCTCTCCTCTTCAAACACCCATTTTGGGTTGAAAATCACCACAGGCTTTGGATAAAAACTCTCGGTAACGGTTTTTATAAATGCCAATTGTGAAGCCTCTGGGGCCAAAAAGACTGCCACGTCAGCAGAGTTCAAAATATTGGTATCAGCATTAGTAACTGAAGAGATGTCAATGTTTTCAATTTGGTTGGCTGAGTTCTGAGTTTGGAAGGCTTTAATTGCAGCTTCTGTTAAGGTAAGGTTAGGCCATAGGATTAACAACTTAACAGGAGagccttttcttttaatggGTAGGTCTTGAAAGACATTGAAAGCTAGTTGGGATAGTGATGCAGACGAGTCATCAATGACCGGTATTTCAATCCGGAACCTGGGTTGCTTTAGTTTCTTGAGTTTACCAACTAGTTTGGGGTTGTTGAGGGGCTTCTCTAAGGTGGTTGAAAGGCAGGTTTTTGCTTGGAGTATGGCTTCTTCTTTTGAGGTGGGTGGGGTGTAAGAGGAGGATAGTGAGGAGTGGATTGATATGGGTTTGTGGTGTAGAGTTGGGGGAAAGAATGAGACATGGGAATGGTGTTGGTGTAGAAGGATTTGGTGTGAATGAAATGGCAGAGACGTCAATGGAGTTTTTGAGTGTGGAAATGGGGTTGATGGCTTGGCAGTTTTAATGGTTTGTAGATGCAGTTTGAGAAGATTGGAAGCCATTTTGAGGCTTGGAACTGAGTAAAGAAGGCTTGGTGGCTTGAAAAGAAACTAGCTTTCAAAAGCTCTAATCTAGATAAGATTTCCTACCAGAGGATACTAGCCTCACAAGATTTGTAACATAGAAGTTGGTCCCGGTTAGTAACTGTCAACATCCTTATCCACTCCATCATTGTAAGATTTTTTGTCATTGTTGCAACCCCTTTTCCAAACAGAATTTTAGGCTCCATGATAACGCCGTCCTAGGAGGTATTAGCTAACCAATGTGCATCCTAAATTCCTAATAGGCTAATATTTTTACATCTGCTcgtcaaggtttttttttttttagaaagatctGCTCATCAGGTTGATTATTCTGATTCAGTATTTTCCACCATCGAGTTTCAGTGAACCTTTTCCTCGATGAGAAAATCAAATGCAACATTATCACGAGGTTCCATCAAACaggcaaaaaataaacaaagatggctagacaaatttattaacatttacATGGTCATTCCAGCATCAATTCATAATAGTAGTTGCAACGCAAATAAAGTCATCCACCAAATCCAGTTAGACCTTAGAAGACTTCGGCAAAAACTAATACAggcaataacaataacaaaatgaaTACACTTGTTTGGGTCAAAATGTAACCCAAATCATCGTAGGTTGCCCAACTTAAGCAACTGGTGGGCGAAGTACATGATCCTGTGAGGTGTCCACTGCAGCAGGTGGCATGAACTGCCACATTGCGACTCCAGGGTAACCAATGATAGGCAACAATTTGTTGCCAGAGGCCTGGCCCTGAGCAGCATATGCAGCAGGGATTGCAGGAGGGGGAGCCAAGTAGCTAGGTTGTGCATTCATGGCTTTCATTTGCTGCTCCAACTTCTCTTTTTCTGCCTTTAGCCTCTGCTTCTCATCTCGGAGCTCATTCTTCTCAGCCTACACAAGGTAAAAAGGAACTTTAATATAATTGGCATTAACTGCCTACATCTTTCCTCATCATCTTTTGGACATACCCCTAGTTTCAAGGTAAATCGTAATGTAAATATGAGTACACCATATAGAATATAAACCTTCAGGCAAGCATTTAAttctcaaaaattttcatttaacaggaattaaaataaatttacctTTAATTCTTTGATCTTCTCCTggagatttgaatttgaatcctTCAACTTTTGGGCTTCACCCCGTAACTGAGTCACCATTCTGACGGCGTCAATTAAAATAGCAGCCTTGTCCGTTTTAGGAGGCCTTCCAGGCTCCAGAATAGTGCCCAGTTCCACAAACCTAATCATGTCAAACATAAGAACATGCAAAACACACAGAGAGGGGGTTGAGGAGAAAAGAAACCAAGAGAATACTTGTCATTCAGTCTATCCCTACGCAGCTTCTCCCGAGAAGCTTTGGAGCTAGATGCACAGCATGATTCAGATCTACCCCTGTAGCAGGAAATGCAAGAGATAGGTAAGATAAGATCTAATAACAAACTCTTTGGCTCTATTCTATAGTTTTCAAACAATGTacaatagtaaataaaaaaatatttgacccATATATTAAACTTCTACCGAATCAATTTTTggacatattttattttattacattatttagctaagaaatttaaatggaaaaaacaTCTTTCTAGACGTTGTGCTAATTTTGATGAAAGGATACtgtaaattgattgattaaGCTAAATTACAATCTGGGCTACCTATTGTTACATCATCTTCACTAAAAACTTGTAATGATGCATAAATCATATATCAGTCACATTAAAGTCCCACTTGCAACACTAAACTGTATGGTATTGGCAGCTTGTGACCATAGGCATGCATTTGACTAACTGAAAAACTCGACAAATTTCATTTAATTACTTAAACTCAGGCTTTTGTAAGACTAGCTATGCATCTATTCATTACAAACAGTTGATGAAAATCCTCTTAAAAACACACAGACATAGGGGAACAAAGTTTAAAAGCCTTCACCAAGGATTAGCAAACACAAGCTTTTGTGAGTAGTATAGAACCTTGTTCCATCCATTTAAACCgagaagagaagaaaggaaGTTTTGTACCTCTTCTTTGGGCAAGACTCCTTGACGCCATCTGAATCCCCCAACGAGCCATCAATTTCCACACTAGaaatagatcatataataacaCAATAACTATAAGAAGTCAGTAACCATACAGATACCCATTGACAAGGTCCTAAAATAAGATCAACCACATGTTGCAGCTTGCAATTACATACAAATTGATTCTTACTCACTAATTAAATGTTTAACATGACTTCTCAGATTATATAAATAACAGCATATCATTCTTCACAGAAACACAAAGCATTAAAATGAAATCATGTAACCTTATTTGTACTGAACAAGGTATTGTAACTTCCAATAAATTCTGTTAAAACACTATCATCTAAAAGAAAAGGATATCATATCCGTAGTCTCCAGAACTTTGCTGACCAGCCACTGATACTAGTACCAAAAACTTTTCAGAACTCAAGTGAGTACTCTGCATTGCATTGGTATCGAGATAGGAAGGAAAAGAACGGTTTATATGGGTATATTGCTACATCTTCAGAGAATCAGGAGGAAATTGTGATATAATAGTAAACAAATAGCATCTGAGTCACTTAGTAACACCCTAATTTTTCAGTTCTAACTTCTGTCAATCAACAAAAACCAATAAGGTCACATAAACACTAATGAGACACTATATTGAATAAACCCCACCATAATTACAAAACAGCTGATTCCACCCTCCATGGCAATTCAAAGAGTTCCATCTTTGCAATAGCCCCAAAATAACAAAGTTCACATTCTAATAATGATTATAATGCACcccatcatttttctttttttgattacAAGATAGAATGCCCCATCACTTAATCCATAGACATATCCCCAAATTTATGGTACAAAAAGGACAATAAAGCTAAGTTTTTCAACATACACACAAAAAgatttcccccccccccaaaaaaaaaaaaaaaaaaaaaggtaaaatggGTAACTAGAAATGTACCAATTGGACTCAAATTAATCATGCAgtaacacccaaaaaaaaagtccagGCACATGCATGATTACAACAATAATTTCAACCAGTACTCATTTATGAGCCCCAAAATACCCAGACAATCAAtataattaatttccccttaatAGTAATCAAACCCTGAACCATTTCACATGCACAAgaccaaaatcaaacaaaattactaattgtATTAAACCACAAATTCCAATACAAACCAAGAGaacccaaaaacaaagaaagcccTAAATTGATAACAAGATACAGAACCCCAATCaaagaaaattgggaaaaaCGCCAAAATCGAGAGAGGCAAAGAAGAGCTGAGCAAGTACCTAACACTGGAAGAACCATTCAAAGCCTGTACAGGCCAAGTGAAACCCGGGTTAGGAACAGAGAAATTCGCATCGGGAACAGGGATATCGTCCATCAATCCGTAATCGAAGAGCCAATTGGTGTTGTTTTCTGGGGTCACCATTCTTTtgccggaaaaaaaaaaaccctaaatttttttttccggCTAGGGAATTTGGGTTATCCTCGGAAACAAACAGAGGAAGAGGGTGGTTTGGGCGtgtttggagagaaaaaaaagagagagaaaagcaaatgagtgttttatgttttttttttttttttttggtaagttgCGTGGGTATTTGAGGTTTTCGGGAAAAGTGGGAATGAATATGGAAAGTGTTTGTAGGGAAAATCTCAGAAATGGAAAATGTGAATATGGGGTGATTGGTGGCTGGTGGAGTTGGGAATTTGGGATGGGATGGGATTCGTCATCCTTCACCCAgtaaactctttttcttttcttttcctcaatttctttttccttttcttccccttttttttatttattttttttttttggggtttttgggcttcaatgttcaagccttttttttttttttttttggctagtcCCCACCAATTGGAACGAAAAGAGAAATGTTAGGCTGAAATTTACGGATTCTTTATGCTCTTTATTTagtctaaaaatttattgagtaCCTACTAATGGAGTAGGTGATAAGGTGCTCCCTTCTCTTAGAAGATACTATGacttttattataataattgaatTTGGAGAATATTAAGATAAGgtaaatatatattgtatattatgtcattaaattattaatttaattaatgggcgcacttaaaacatttgttattgaattatttttaaaaaattgtaatactaTTTTTACGAAAATTATAGAAAACCGTCAAaaaatcaatgttttttttcatttctcataaaaagcttttaaaaatattttataagccaATATCCTTCAGGCAACAATTAACTTTTCCcttaaattatttcaaaaaatatatatatttgctttgTCACATATATAGTGTTTAggacttcttttcttttctttttcttttttcttttttcttttttaaggaaaagataagtgcaataatattaatttctaagttacaaaactcttggcatGGCAAGTAGCTAGAGGTACTTCATGATTTATGAAAAGGTGACCATAGAGATTTGTTGCCTCAACGTGAATCACCATCACTCCATGAAATAAATAGATATTGGACTACAATCTttatattcttctcaaaaataaataaaaataaagaagaaagagagactaCAATCTTTATAACATACGCATGGggaatattttagaaagttcaggtttaacaaaatctctttttttttttttttttggtcaaaaggTTTAACAAAATCTCTAAATTCGATtggtttttatatattcttCATATAGATTTTATAAAAGCTGATATTTTAAGTGATACATAAGGCCTAGATCTTAGCTTTCAATTGGGTTCAGTATTTTCACCAGATATAGACGGTTTCTTACTTTCTTAGCCTAGTGGGCCTTTTCTAATAATAagataacttaaaaaaaataaaaggtattacctcaaaaaatatatatatataaataaaaggcCTAGTTCACTTTCTTGCGTACGTAATTTTCTCCTATCATAGTCTTACATTTCTTTTTAAGATGAATCATAAGCTTAATTGATTGGACATTAGAGCATGCCTATGCCTATGCCTTACACACAATGTGGTCCAATAATGCAAaattattaccatttttttttcttccactaGTTAAATTTGTTGTCATCGAATAAGAAATTTAGAGTTTAAATACCACCTATACCAAAATCAATTGGTAGATTTTGGTATCTTAGCCTGAttataaaaacaattatcaaatcATGAAATATACGCAAAATGATGaaattctatctttttattttattttattttttttgagaaaccttcTATCCTATTTATGCACAcacaagtaaataaataaaaagagagcaaGATCATAGTCTTTTGTTTGCGTATGAGTGTGAGAGAGGAGAAAATCATATTCTTAACTGAAGTCCAAATTCTTCTGATAAAATAACCAAACTACCTTCAATAAGGATATCCATATCCTGTCCGAAATTGTAATTCTTGTTCAATGAGATACTCAAGACTTCCTTTCTCACTCAATTCCTCTTCTAGCTCTTTTGGTGTTGGTCTCTAAACCCTACCACCCCTTCCAAAGACTTCCAACGTTTTAAAAGGATCCCAAAGAGAGTGAAAAtagttggattttcaagtttAAATATTCTCAGAGACAAATTGGTGGAAATTACAGTCTCTACTGAGCCAGCTTACTTTTGGGCTTTGATTTATAATTTAGGGTGGATGACCTCAGTCTTTACTGAGCCAGGCCAGCAAACATTTTCACTTcccacacaaaacaaaactgagtaatttctttttttggtatacAATAATCAAAACTAGGTAATACACAAGAATGGCAGCAGTCGCAACACAAACATGCTTCTCTTCTTTTAAGATTTGGATAAGGCTTGGCTCTAGTGCTCCAGTGCAGAGAAACCTGAAGCAATGGAGCTAAGCAGAATCCTtaaaatttataagttaaaGAGTCATCCTCACCTAAATTGCCTCCTCCATTAGTGATGGCACCATGTTTCATAAATGGAACAACTTTAGCTCATAACAAGTGACAGCGTGGCTGTGGCTGTTCGGCTGAGGTGAAGGGTTACTACTTACTAGCCAGAATTTCTCTATTCAAGGAACATTTAGGTTCCTCCGAACCCCCACAAAATGTGTTACAATAATATACCAAATTCAGGCCAAATTGGGCAGCCGAAAGATGCATCTTCTAACCCTGCCAATAAACCCACTTAGATAGGCTCAAGAAGTTGCCACAGCATCCCACCGCCAAATAGTCCCGTCCTCACAGCAGCTGAGAATGGTGCTGCAACATACAGAAAGGGAGGTTGCATGTTATACTTTTAACAGTCACTACAGTTGTCATGGTCATAAATAATAGCCACATAATCTAAGGCTATAACTAATAGTCTAATATATGTGGGCTGACCTTCCATCAAATGACATGGCAGTTTGTCTAATTGGAGACTTTGATTGAGCATGTGTCAGCCTGAAAGAAGTTAAAAAGAGTAAGAAAACATCATTCATATAGTACAGAAATTGCAACTTTCTTTAACAGAAACTTTAACCAAGACAAGCAAAACCAACCAACCTTGCAATAAGAACAGGGGGGCTGGATTGCAATTCCCAGACAAAAATCTTTCCTTCCCTATTCCCTGGTAGATAAGACCATACAGGATTAGAACTCCACATACTGTAATGCAAAAGCTTGAAGACATAATGCTCAAGTGGATGCAATTACAAGGAATTATATCAGCAATTTCCTGGTTGATGATTCATACAATTTCACATCCATTGACAATAAATCTCATGTGTCTATGCGTGTTTATATTACTAAGCGTTGCATTACCTATAGCAGCTGCATTATAATGAAAATCGCAGGAAAACTTGATGAACCATATATCACAGTCTGGAACAGGGTATTTCTGAAGGATGTCAACTGAACCCTAAACGataaatgtcaaaaataaaaagataaactGGGGATTTCACATAATCGATCAACGtcaagaataaaattttttgaataaatatccataaaagacaattaataagTGCTGGACTGATGACAAATTCTAACCTCCCCAGGAGACTGGTCCTTCACTTTAGGTTCCCATAAAACAATTTCATTGTCAACGCTCTGGAAATGGCAGAATAAGAACATTAGTATGAGCATAGATGACATCACCAAGAATGCATCTAGAAGCAACTCCAAGTTCTGATGACTCCTAGTACTTTCTACAGTTACATTTGCTCAACAATTTCCAGTTCAAGCCAACTGACAATAGATTAAGAGTTTGACATGTCACTTTTTTGACACTTATCTTTTCATTTGAATACATGTATTAGAGGTTAATATTAACACAACATTAACACAAATGAAACACAGTTTATAAAGCAGCAAATGGCGTCTCGAGAAGTTATTTAAGGCATCTGACTCACTGATTTCAGTTTGTCAATCAAAAAAGGCAACACattttcaaatcttttaatgTTTCAGCCATATAatttgtcccccccccccctcctctctctctctcagatcaaCTTTTGATTTTAGATTAGCAAACACAAAATGGTGAATCAAGCAATAATTCACCTTTGAGAGGATAAAATCACCAAGCCACCTATTACAGTCAACGTAGTTTGAATGAATTGAAGCTGTGAACACCTGAAAAGGGTAAGGTGAACTAAGATACaacgagaaaaaaaatattcatcaGTAACACAAAAAATGGCTGCTACTCACAGGAAACTGAACATATTTTGTGGGGAACTTAGAAGGGAGATCAGTCCATGTGAATGATTTCTCTACGTACGTCCAGAACTCTGAAGCAAGGTTATAAcaagacaaaaaattttaaaagaagttaTAATGATGTTAACTTGCTAAAATTAACTAAACTAGCTGACCTGCCTGGCATTCAATCAAGCAGGCCAACTCTCAAATGAGAACCTGACAACACACCATTTAAAAAGTTCCAATCATTTGACTTGGAACATTTGAACACTAatatgaagaaataaaaaagttccAAAAAATTCAGGCATAAATAAAATCCATAGACAACTAACAGAGAATTTTATGTGCAAATGATAAGTGTCCTAAACTGATTGAATTATacgaagaaagaaaaatgttcCAATAAACACTTATGGCACAAATAAATCTATACACAACCAATGGAGAACTTTTAGTGCAAATGATAAGTGCTCTATACTGATTGTCTTCTAAACAagctttttccaaaaaatttgtaGTTGTATTCCTAGAATCCAACATTTTTGGAAAAGCCAATGCTTTTAACACTTTAATCCAAGATACAGGTCACTTAAGACATTTCATAAAGAATATAATTATCACCCCCATAACATCCTAGAGCAACATTAATGGCTTACCAGAAGATATGATGTACTACATAGACTGTTACACTCAATATGATGGGTATTAATATAATTTGTGATcgttgtttataatttttaatgttaattattctgtgatgcatatatatatatatatatatatatatatatatatatatattcatctatTCAAATTAGTATGTCAAACAGTGTTTTAAATCAGACAATCCATCTAAGCAGTCCAATGTTCCAATTTTGTTCgataattgtttcttttttaaataaattgcaagaaaaacaaCAGTAATGCCTTACCTTTCATTGACCAGATCTTAACAGTGTTGTCCATGCCACAACTTGCAATGCGATATATGTCTGAAGGATGAAAGTCCTACATAGCCAAAATAGTGTTTGTATAATCCTTTAAAAGTCCTTATTTTGCAACATGAGCTACAGTCAAATAGTGAATAAAGAACTCAagggttttttagtttttccccCTATATCAACTTCATAGGGAGGAGGCCGTTACTCTTTCTATCCTTCACTCACCACACTCAATACTTCATTACGATGACCCCCAGCTCCAGAAAATATCAAAATGCATATGCCAGTATGGACATTCCATATGCGAACTGATTCATCCTGGTCACAGTTGaatattagtaataattataaaacaaaaaggtagaaaaaaaaaatgggtagaaaaaagagaattttatgATTCATACTTTGCTTGCAGATACCACCAGTGATGGCTTTAGCGGTTGAGTCCTGATTTCATTTATAGAATCCCCGTGGCCAACAAAACTCTGCACGACACAAGCATGTCACAGGGCAAAACAAGAATTATTTATAATACTATATTTCAGAATTACACAGTTATATACCCATGAATAAGTATAAccataaaatagtattttatgaCTTTCAACCAAATTTAAAactagagatatatatatatatatatatatatatatatatcttaactGTATATGACTAGTGCCAATGCGAGAGGCAGAAGGGTATGTATATAGCCTAGATAGGGTGTGACAAATAACAAAAGCCAACTTGGGTTCATCTCTAGGCAACCGAAATGTACACCCTATTTTTAGAGCTGCTTTTGTTCTACAACTACTACCCAAAAAAGAAGTCTCATAGTCAGGAAATAAGAAACCTTGTGTATTTTCTCGCTGCCGGCATCAATGACACGGAGTATACCATTGAGTCCTCCAGCCACTACAAAAGGCATACCATCAATGCTGCATGCCCATGTCACAGTGTAGAAAGACTCATCCTTCTGATCTACAAAACACATTGAATTCATATCGGTTTTTAACATATGAACAGTCATTCATTAGAAAAATAAGAATCAAAGATAGCTATCAACAAAAACTATGTCATTCATCAATGGACAGTTGTCTCCACGTACATCTTCATCAACATAAGACTGCAAGACAGCAATGACACCCCCTTCAAGACATTGGTATACAGTCACCTGTGGAAACAAACATCAACAATTACAACTACAATTACACCAAAATAAGTAAATTTTGTAACTTGTACATGTTCCACCAAAAATTAAGTCCTTAATAACAAATGGGTCTCCACcatattgatataaaaattgtTACTTTTATATGTCCCACCCAAAAATAAGTCCTTAATAATAAATGGGTCTCTTCAAAAATATAACCTTAACCAACTCTCTTAACATTTGCATCATATAGTGCACTTAAACTAGAACAATAACACAAAGAACAGAAGTAAAAAGCTACAAGTATATATGTCACACAAAATGTCAATATAACCAAAACCCAGAAGAGAAAATGcgatatatatagtaaaaaagGGAAGACGGACCCGATTGCCGCCAACAGTGGCGAAGACGTTGAAGTGGCGAGAGTCGATGAAGTTGAAAACGACAGCGTATAAGGGGCGCTTGCCTTCTTGGAGTCTGTTGGTGACTCTGTAGTCTCGCTTCTTTGATGGGGTCGGCAACCCCATCACTGGCTCGCTCCCAATGGTGAACTTTCCTgacatcactctctctctctcaccaaatTTGCTTCAACAAATTCTCAGAATATAGCAATCACACACAGTGATTAGTGAGAATTTAAGAAATGTATGTAGATTAAACCCACTTGAATCAGCCCCAAAAAACTCTACTAATAAATGTCAAAGAAAccccaaaaatatattttctatagacagttatatatacacaattttgGGCTATGGGCCGGGCTGTGTTGGATTAGGCTATTTTTCAActtaacccaacccaatctATGATAGTTCTGAAAACCAACCCATCAAATTTTGTCTCATCATTCCTATAATCAagagttgtgtgtgtgtgtgattacAATTGACCTTTGTCCTTAAAACTGAATTACTGATAATGATATTTGTTCTCTCTTGTtgagtttaaaacttttttaaaaaatatatgtgaaGCCAAATTGGCTTATCTGGTTTCTTAACTTTGGTTCCATTTGCTTCCACATTGGCATGGCATGAGGCATGGCTTCCACAGTCCTTCACTTCCTATCTCATCCAATTCCAAACCGTCTTCATCTAAACCACCTTTTCCCAAGTTTAAACCCCCAAGCCTCCACAAACTCTTCACACATCTATAATATCCCACACAGAAAGTACTCCTTCATCAAATGCACTTCTGAGTCCAACTCTACCCCTCTGCCTGAGCCTGACTTCCCATATCCAACTCCAGTTTCTGATACCAACAACAAAGCAGAGACTTTCCCTATTGAAAGGCGAAGAAAGTCTGAGATAATCCATGACAGGGAGTCTAGAACTGGGCTAAGTACAACCTGAGCCACCAAACTTTGAGATTGGTTGGAAGAGAAGCAAAGAGATCAAATTGGATAAGCCAAAAGGGTATGTCATAGCTGACTTTCTAGAGAAGTTGGAGGATGAGGATCTAATGGGGAAAGAATTTGGCTCCACGGAGCTGCTAGCAAAAGCTGGAGAAATTGTGGCTGAAAGAGCTAGAGAGGAAGCACAAGTGTTGAGTGATAAAGGAGAAGTGGAGGAGAGGATGATGACTGAGTTGTTCAGAGTGTTGAGACTAATGGAGATGGATTTGGCTATGGTAAAAGCTGCAGTGAAGGAAGAGACATTGGATGAAAGGCTTGATCAGGCCAAGGCACGCTGCAGACAAGCTATACTTGTAGCTCTCTCCTTTTGAAAGGCTCATATATGTAGAGGATTTGAACAAttgatttatatcttctttaTAAGAATTAGCCACATTCACAAGGTCTTGTTTATTTGGAGATATGGGGTTTAAATAAGAAACTCAGTTCTTGTGACTTCTTAATTAGCCTCAAGTAATTTGCTTCAagccaaaaactcaaaaatcaagctGCATTATCAACAGCAATACCCTTATGCTTGTTCTATACTTAAATTAGTCAACTAATTCAAATTAGCCATCCAGAAAGCTAAcaagtttatttatatattctaattttgttcTACCTCCAATGAATGAAATTAGCAATAGTTATACAAAAAGTTGAAAGTCAACACCCGATAGAGAGATTTATCCTAGCTATATACATTTGAAAGTTGATGATCACTAATTAAGATGGTTTATTGatttttcaacttatttctGTATACTTAAGCAAACATCCTGTCAACAGAGGAAGTTATTTCCGTCTTGCACTCTTCCTCAATTTAAGATGGTAAACCTAGTCCATATAAGAGGTTTCTTGACAAATCTCATGAAATCACCAAAGCGTATCATAGCAGATCATATGATTAGAAtaaacattttgaaaataagaCCTGAATCAAGATATCTAGAACTGCTATCATCTATATTGGTTCCTCTCATGTTACTGTTAACATAGGGATGGAAATTAATAATGGTAGCAATTTTGGTTTCCCTCATTGAGAAAGAACAAATATGAACTTAAATGATGACAATTGCAAAGTAGtaacaaaattaatataattgtaattaattatttaacagTTGAATGACACAATTCCTTACATTTGGCATATCTCAAATATTGATAAACCTCAAGTGTCTCTCTCTGCTGCAAACTGTCTAACTAGCATTAACCATGAAAGTTAGCAATAATGTGTctgaataaaaatttatatgatatCAATGAGAGCATCCAAATAATAgtctttaaattttacaaaccaaataagaaattaagaCATTCCAAACTCCAAAGTATCCAAATACAACTAATGAAAGCAGttcataaaaaaggaaaaaaaaaaattaaaggaaaaaaattgcaagatgATCATTGTTGATCGA of Quercus lobata isolate SW786 chromosome 8, ValleyOak3.0 Primary Assembly, whole genome shotgun sequence contains these proteins:
- the LOC115955770 gene encoding uncharacterized protein LOC115955770; its protein translation is MASNLLKLHLQTIKTAKPSTPFPHSKTPLTSLPFHSHQILLHQHHSHVSFFPPTLHHKPISIHSSLSSSYTPPTSKEEAILQAKTCLSTTLEKPLNNPKLVGKLKKLKQPRFRIEIPVIDDSSASLSQLAFNVFQDLPIKRKGSPVKLLILWPNLTLTEAAIKAFQTQNSANQIENIDISSVTNADTNILNSADVAVFLAPEASQLAFIKTVTESFYPKPVVIFNPKWVFEEESNFGELSGFVGSFEVVYSFMGLEVRGVLSKRKGVVFKCVRDGVVSGEKWTILVEEEGELKVIMRFKTRPSIGEVENVLYNLMAINSPITKSAKFFRGLVSNVTGKKMP
- the LOC115958156 gene encoding transcription factor ILR3, with protein sequence MVTPENNTNWLFDYGLMDDIPVPDANFSVPNPGFTWPVQALNGSSSVSVEIDGSLGDSDGVKESCPKKRGRSESCCASSSKASREKLRRDRLNDKFVELGTILEPGRPPKTDKAAILIDAVRMVTQLRGEAQKLKDSNSNLQEKIKELKAEKNELRDEKQRLKAEKEKLEQQMKAMNAQPSYLAPPPAIPAAYAAQGQASGNKLLPIIGYPGVAMWQFMPPAAVDTSQDHVLRPPVA
- the LOC115954685 gene encoding polycomb group protein FIE1-like; this encodes MSGKFTIGSEPVMGLPTPSKKRDYRVTNRLQEGKRPLYAVVFNFIDSRHFNVFATVGGNRVTVYQCLEGGVIAVLQSYVDEDKDESFYTVTWACSIDGMPFVVAGGLNGILRVIDAGSEKIHKSFVGHGDSINEIRTQPLKPSLVVSASKDESVRIWNVHTGICILIFSGAGGHRNEVLSVDFHPSDIYRIASCGMDNTVKIWSMKEFWTYVEKSFTWTDLPSKFPTKYVQFPVFTASIHSNYVDCNRWLGDFILSKSVDNEIVLWEPKVKDQSPGEGSVDILQKYPVPDCDIWFIKFSCDFHYNAAAIGNREGKIFVWELQSSPPVLIARLTHAQSKSPIRQTAMSFDGSTILSCCEDGTIWRWDAVATS
- the LOC115956433 gene encoding LOW QUALITY PROTEIN: uncharacterized protein LOC115956433 (The sequence of the model RefSeq protein was modified relative to this genomic sequence to represent the inferred CDS: deleted 1 base in 1 codon; substituted 1 base at 1 genomic stop codon), encoding MASTVLHFLSHPIPNRLHLNHLFPSLNPQASTNSSHIYNIPHRKYSFIKCTSESNSTPLPEPDFPYPTPVSDTNNKAETFPIERRRKSEIIHDRESRLGXVQPEPPNFEIGWKRSKEIKLDKPKGYVIADFLEKLEDEDLMGKEFGSTELLAKAGEIVAERAREEAQVLSDKGEVEERMMTELFRVLRLMEMDLAMVKAAVKEETLDERLDQAKARCRQAILVALSF